One genomic region from Longimicrobium sp. encodes:
- the ccsA gene encoding cytochrome c biogenesis protein CcsA, translated as MTTDDNSLAGTRRWAIILNALAALALTASLYMVFFYVPTESTMGIVQRIFYVHVPSAWVAFLAFGIVALCSLGYLWLRDERLDAISVSAAELGLLFTTIVLVTGPLWGRIAWGAWWVWEPRLTLTLLLWFIYVGYFILRGAADSPERGKRFAAILGIVGAVDIPLIHLSVTWFRSQHPEAVILRPEGPRAAPEIVQTLLVSFLAFTLLFFGLLMVRYGLERLQNRVDWRRGGALA; from the coding sequence ATGACGACCGATGACAACTCGCTCGCGGGCACCCGCCGCTGGGCGATCATCCTGAACGCGCTCGCCGCGCTCGCGCTGACCGCCTCGCTGTACATGGTGTTCTTTTACGTCCCCACCGAGTCGACGATGGGCATCGTACAGCGCATCTTCTACGTGCACGTTCCCTCGGCCTGGGTGGCGTTCCTGGCGTTCGGGATCGTGGCCCTCTGCTCGCTCGGCTATCTCTGGCTGCGCGACGAGCGGCTGGACGCCATCTCGGTGTCGGCCGCGGAGCTCGGGCTCCTCTTCACCACCATCGTGCTGGTGACGGGGCCGCTGTGGGGGAGGATCGCCTGGGGCGCGTGGTGGGTGTGGGAGCCGCGCCTGACGCTCACGCTCCTGCTCTGGTTCATCTACGTGGGCTACTTCATCCTGCGCGGCGCCGCCGACTCGCCGGAGCGCGGCAAGCGCTTCGCCGCCATCCTGGGGATCGTGGGCGCGGTGGACATCCCGCTGATCCACCTGAGCGTCACCTGGTTCCGCTCGCAGCATCCCGAGGCCGTGATCCTGCGCCCCGAGGGCCCGCGCGCCGCCCCCGAGATCGTGCAGACGCTCCTGGTGTCGTTCCTCGCCTTCACACTCCTCTTCTTCGGCCTGCTGATGGTGCGCTACGGCCTGGAACGCCTGCAGAACCGCGTCGATTGGCGCCGCGGCGGAGCGCT